Proteins co-encoded in one Kocuria flava genomic window:
- a CDS encoding MSMEG_6728 family protein, with product MQTFLPYPDFARSARALDRRRLGKQRVETLQVLRAATVPGYGWWRHPATAMWSHHVPALVAYGRAMVDEWTARGGADSTGWQIREFAPGAWDRWPEDGVAEPPPWLGDDALHRSHRSNLLRKDEQFYRSVFPGDPAGLDYVWPEPGDRTPPAEPPPGERAWVLAAGTHAAADGAVLVPFRAPEGVRESHWAAALERLEQEPAEGEPVLLLHGPPGPEQVVEQAVLAENVHHAVAGFSLELERTGRGPRRLLRAPARLQSPRPLFAVPAADVLAGPGPEEPAEH from the coding sequence GTGCAGACCTTCCTCCCCTACCCCGACTTCGCCCGCTCCGCGCGCGCCCTCGACCGCCGCCGGCTCGGCAAGCAGCGGGTGGAGACCCTCCAGGTGCTGCGCGCCGCGACCGTGCCCGGCTACGGCTGGTGGCGGCACCCGGCGACCGCGATGTGGTCCCATCACGTCCCGGCCCTCGTCGCCTACGGGCGGGCGATGGTCGACGAGTGGACCGCCCGCGGCGGGGCCGACAGCACCGGGTGGCAGATCCGCGAGTTCGCCCCCGGCGCGTGGGACCGGTGGCCCGAGGACGGCGTGGCCGAGCCGCCACCGTGGCTGGGCGACGACGCGCTGCACCGCTCGCACCGGTCGAACCTGCTGCGCAAGGACGAGCAGTTCTACCGGTCCGTGTTCCCCGGGGACCCGGCGGGGCTCGACTACGTCTGGCCCGAGCCCGGCGACCGCACACCCCCGGCGGAGCCGCCGCCGGGCGAGCGCGCGTGGGTGCTCGCCGCCGGGACGCACGCGGCGGCCGACGGTGCCGTCCTCGTGCCCTTCCGCGCCCCCGAGGGGGTCCGCGAGAGCCACTGGGCCGCCGCCCTCGAGCGCCTCGAGCAGGAGCCCGCGGAGGGGGAGCCGGTGCTGCTGCTCCACGGTCCGCCGGGGCCGGAGCAGGTCGTGGAGCAGGCGGTGCTCGCGGAGAACGTCCACCACGCGGTGGCGGGCTTCTCCCTCGAGCTCGAGCGGACCGGCCGGGGTCCGCGCCGGCTGCTGAGGGCGCCCGCGCGACTGCAGTCCCCGCGCCCGCTCTTCGCCGTGCCGGCCGCCGACGTCCTCGCCGGGCCGGGCCCGGAGGAGCCGGCGGAGCACTGA
- a CDS encoding sugar porter family MFS transporter, producing MSHDPSTTGVAERPNKSAVLRISIIAAFGGFLFGYDSAVINGAVSAIQEEFGVSPGPLGFAVASALLGAAAGAFFGGRIADRLGRVPVMKIAAVLFLVSAIGCGVVESFEWLIFWRVVGGVGVGVASIIAPAYIAEIAPASVRGRLGSLQQMGIVLGIFISLAVDAWLAALAGGSGEPLWWGLEAWRWMFMAEAVPALAYLIGAFTIPESPRYLVAEGRADEARAVLTDLQGEASATERVRLIQQTLRTERKPRMSDLKGRMAGLKPIVWVGIGLAALQQFVGINVIFYYSNVLWQSVGFTEADSFTITVITSVTNVVVTVVAIALVERVGRRRLLLIGSGGMTLMLGTLAVIFATAPLVDGAPVLGPTAGPVALVAANLFVVFFGVSWGPMMWVLLGEMFPNQIRGAALAVAGFVQWIANWVVTVTFPALAAASLGLAYGLYAFFALVSLLFTIRMVRETTGIELEDMAD from the coding sequence ATGAGCCACGACCCCTCCACCACGGGCGTCGCCGAGCGTCCGAACAAGTCCGCAGTCCTGCGGATCAGCATCATCGCCGCCTTCGGCGGCTTCCTCTTCGGCTACGACTCCGCCGTGATCAACGGCGCGGTCTCGGCCATCCAGGAGGAGTTCGGCGTCAGCCCGGGCCCCCTGGGCTTCGCCGTGGCCTCGGCCCTGCTCGGCGCCGCCGCCGGCGCGTTCTTCGGCGGCCGGATCGCCGACCGGCTCGGGCGTGTGCCCGTCATGAAGATCGCCGCGGTGCTCTTCCTCGTCAGCGCGATCGGCTGCGGCGTGGTCGAGAGCTTCGAGTGGCTGATCTTCTGGCGCGTCGTCGGCGGCGTGGGCGTGGGTGTGGCCTCGATCATCGCCCCGGCCTACATCGCCGAGATCGCCCCCGCCTCCGTGCGCGGGCGCCTCGGGTCGCTGCAGCAGATGGGCATCGTGCTCGGCATCTTCATCTCCCTGGCCGTGGACGCGTGGCTGGCGGCCCTCGCCGGCGGCTCCGGCGAGCCCCTGTGGTGGGGCCTCGAGGCCTGGCGGTGGATGTTCATGGCCGAGGCCGTGCCCGCCCTGGCCTACCTGATCGGCGCGTTCACCATCCCCGAGTCCCCCCGCTACCTCGTGGCCGAGGGCCGCGCGGACGAGGCCCGCGCCGTGCTGACCGACCTGCAGGGCGAGGCCTCCGCGACCGAGCGCGTGCGCCTGATCCAGCAGACCCTGCGCACCGAGCGCAAGCCGCGGATGTCCGACCTCAAGGGCCGGATGGCCGGGCTGAAGCCCATCGTGTGGGTCGGCATCGGCCTCGCCGCCCTGCAGCAGTTCGTGGGCATCAACGTGATCTTCTACTACTCCAACGTGCTGTGGCAGTCGGTGGGCTTCACCGAGGCGGACTCGTTCACGATCACCGTGATCACCTCCGTGACCAACGTGGTCGTCACCGTGGTGGCGATCGCCCTGGTCGAGCGCGTCGGGCGCCGCCGGCTGCTGCTCATCGGCTCCGGCGGCATGACCCTGATGCTCGGCACGCTCGCGGTGATCTTCGCGACCGCCCCGCTCGTGGACGGCGCCCCCGTGCTCGGCCCGACCGCCGGCCCGGTCGCGCTGGTGGCCGCCAACCTCTTCGTGGTCTTCTTCGGCGTCTCGTGGGGCCCCATGATGTGGGTGCTCCTCGGCGAGATGTTCCCGAACCAGATCCGCGGGGCCGCCCTGGCCGTCGCCGGCTTCGTGCAGTGGATCGCCAACTGGGTCGTGACCGTGACCTTCCCGGCCCTCGCGGCGGCCTCCCTGGGCCTGGCCTACGGCCTCTACGCGTTCTTCGCCCTGGTCTCGCTGCTGTTCACGATCCGGATGGTCCGCGAGACCACCGGCATCGAGCTCGAGGACATGGCCGACTGA
- a CDS encoding zinc-binding dehydrogenase gives MRGSHVPATGTITVTDWPDPQAREPGQVVVRMLHAAVCGSDLHVVFHGLLHEEGPARPGYPGHEGVGVVVESRSEHVPVGALVLTVPKGEMGGCFAELQLLDDRHVVELPAGTDPEDSAQLRRLLMAQQYGTCLYAMRQFWPHETPARRAGTCVVMGAGSAGLFFVQEAWRLGFEHVVVSDLEQPRLEIAAALGARTVRVPEQDLAAVVAEVSGGRGADLVIEAVGHDVLRDQAVELAADRGVVGLFGLPERHGPTEIPLWTAFRKSLRIQCSVAAQAEPGLTSFREALRRISEGEIDVEYCLGPEYPLERIAEALQVAEEHGHGHVKLTVTL, from the coding sequence ATGCGAGGCTCCCACGTCCCCGCGACCGGCACGATCACCGTCACCGACTGGCCCGACCCGCAGGCGCGCGAGCCCGGGCAGGTGGTGGTCCGGATGCTCCACGCCGCGGTCTGCGGCTCGGACCTGCACGTGGTCTTCCACGGCCTGCTCCACGAGGAGGGACCCGCCCGCCCCGGCTACCCCGGCCACGAGGGCGTCGGCGTCGTCGTCGAGTCCCGCTCCGAGCACGTGCCCGTGGGCGCCCTCGTGCTCACCGTCCCCAAGGGCGAGATGGGCGGGTGCTTCGCCGAGCTGCAGCTGCTCGACGACCGGCACGTCGTGGAGCTGCCCGCCGGCACCGACCCCGAGGACTCCGCGCAGCTGCGCCGGCTGCTGATGGCCCAGCAGTACGGAACGTGCCTCTACGCCATGCGCCAGTTCTGGCCCCACGAGACCCCCGCCCGCCGGGCCGGCACCTGCGTGGTGATGGGCGCCGGCTCCGCCGGCCTGTTCTTCGTCCAGGAGGCCTGGCGGCTGGGCTTCGAGCACGTCGTGGTCTCCGACCTCGAGCAGCCCCGCCTCGAGATCGCCGCGGCGCTGGGCGCCCGCACCGTCCGGGTGCCGGAGCAGGACCTCGCCGCGGTCGTGGCCGAGGTCAGCGGCGGACGCGGGGCGGACCTCGTGATCGAGGCGGTGGGCCACGACGTCCTGCGGGACCAGGCGGTCGAGCTCGCCGCCGACCGCGGGGTCGTGGGGCTCTTCGGCCTGCCCGAGCGCCACGGCCCCACGGAGATCCCCCTGTGGACGGCCTTCCGGAAGAGCCTGCGCATCCAGTGCTCCGTCGCCGCCCAGGCCGAGCCGGGCCTGACCTCCTTCCGCGAGGCGCTGCGCCGGATCTCGGAGGGCGAGATCGACGTCGAGTACTGCCTCGGCCCCGAGTACCCCCTCGAGCGGATCGCCGAGGCGCTGCAGGTCGCCGAGGAGCACGGCCACGGCCACGTGAAGCTCACCGTCACGCTCTGA
- a CDS encoding thiamine pyrophosphate-dependent enzyme, with amino-acid sequence MTQTTALPAHSDSAPARKSAGHVIVDSLVAHGVERTYVVPGESYLDVLDGLHDSVIDTVVCRHEGGAAYMAEADGKMTPVPGVAMVTRGPGAANAHVGLHTAWQDSTPMVLFVGLIPFEHRDREAFQEFDPHAWFDSGAKRVMVLDHAERASEIVAEAFFAASSGRPGPVVVGLPEDIIKHEIDATLHPPIPVATGGMTVNDWKALRDALSAAEKPLFVTGGNDWTTAGAEGLTRWLEEHHLPAAAEWRTEGTVPFDSDSYVGPIGYGRPKPTHDLLEETDLLVFVGTVPGDVITNGFLVRQDWAKKNFLVTIDPSLRGRSGPVSYQIVAKPDVFVRDLVRIDLPVKDGWKEWTARLRAQQVAFSTPTATVGDGPARMDTMMAELVKGLPADAMVTFGAGEHTNWAHRYFPTRGYASMISARNGSMGYSVPSAVAASLRYPGRRVVTIAGDGEFLMNGQELATAAQYGATPLVIVMDNQEYGTIRTHQERDYPHRVSGTQLANPDFALMAASFGGFGVRVENDAEIPAALEAARKAIDEQGRFALIHLIVEQRTKAY; translated from the coding sequence ATGACCCAGACCACTGCGCTCCCCGCGCACTCCGACTCCGCTCCCGCCCGCAAGTCCGCCGGCCACGTGATCGTGGACAGCCTGGTGGCCCACGGGGTGGAGCGCACCTACGTGGTGCCCGGGGAGTCCTACCTGGACGTGCTCGACGGGCTGCACGACTCGGTGATCGACACGGTCGTGTGCCGCCACGAGGGCGGGGCGGCCTACATGGCCGAGGCCGACGGGAAGATGACCCCGGTCCCCGGGGTGGCGATGGTCACCCGCGGGCCCGGAGCGGCCAACGCCCACGTGGGCCTGCACACCGCCTGGCAGGACTCCACCCCGATGGTGCTGTTCGTCGGGCTGATCCCCTTCGAGCACCGCGACCGCGAGGCCTTCCAGGAGTTCGACCCGCACGCCTGGTTCGACTCCGGGGCCAAGCGCGTGATGGTCCTCGACCACGCCGAGCGGGCCTCCGAGATCGTGGCCGAGGCGTTCTTCGCCGCCAGCTCCGGCCGCCCCGGGCCCGTGGTCGTGGGCCTGCCCGAGGACATCATCAAGCACGAGATCGACGCGACCCTGCACCCGCCGATCCCCGTGGCCACCGGCGGGATGACCGTCAACGACTGGAAGGCGCTGCGCGACGCGCTCTCGGCGGCCGAGAAGCCCCTGTTCGTCACCGGCGGCAACGACTGGACGACCGCCGGGGCCGAGGGGCTGACGCGGTGGCTGGAGGAGCACCACCTGCCGGCCGCGGCCGAGTGGCGCACCGAGGGCACCGTGCCCTTCGACTCGGACTCCTACGTGGGCCCGATCGGCTACGGCCGCCCGAAGCCCACCCACGACCTGCTGGAGGAGACCGACCTGCTGGTCTTCGTGGGCACCGTGCCCGGGGACGTGATCACCAACGGCTTCCTGGTCCGCCAGGACTGGGCGAAGAAGAACTTCCTGGTCACCATCGACCCGTCCCTGCGCGGGCGCTCGGGCCCGGTCTCCTACCAGATCGTGGCCAAGCCCGACGTGTTCGTGCGCGACCTGGTGCGCATCGACCTGCCGGTCAAGGACGGGTGGAAGGAGTGGACCGCCCGGCTGCGCGCCCAGCAGGTCGCCTTCTCCACCCCCACCGCCACCGTCGGGGACGGCCCGGCGCGGATGGACACCATGATGGCCGAGCTCGTCAAGGGCCTGCCCGCCGATGCGATGGTGACCTTCGGGGCCGGTGAGCACACCAACTGGGCCCACCGCTACTTCCCCACCCGCGGCTACGCCTCGATGATCTCGGCCCGCAACGGCTCGATGGGCTACTCCGTGCCCTCCGCGGTGGCCGCCTCCCTGCGCTACCCCGGCCGGCGGGTCGTGACCATCGCCGGCGACGGGGAGTTCCTGATGAACGGCCAGGAGCTGGCCACCGCCGCCCAGTACGGGGCCACCCCGCTGGTGATCGTGATGGACAACCAGGAGTACGGCACGATCCGCACCCACCAGGAGCGCGACTACCCGCACCGGGTCTCGGGCACCCAGCTGGCCAATCCCGACTTCGCGCTGATGGCCGCCTCCTTCGGCGGGTTCGGGGTGCGGGTGGAGAACGACGCCGAGATCCCCGCCGCGCTCGAGGCCGCCCGGAAGGCCATCGACGAGCAGGGCCGCTTCGCGCTGATCCACCTGATCGTCGAGCAGCGCACCAAGGCCTACTGA